GCATGATCTTTTTCTGCAGGAACTCGACCGGGTCAATGGCTATATTGTCCCAGAGTTTCGGGGAAAGGGCTTTTTCCATGTCCTGAAGATGTTCCCGCACGTTTACCGAATCGCGGGGAAGGGATTCGATATCGGAAATAATCTTTGCTTTTACCTGCTCGGCGGCTTTTCCTGATGCCGGGTCTCTGCGCTGCATCAGTTCTCCGAGCTGTTTGAGCCGGGTCAGGAAGATGCGATTTGTAATCGCCTCGGCGGACTCGTTTTTTGCGCCTTCGGGGTTCATGTTCCAGTACTCGAAGTTGTTCCAGAAGTCGAAGACCTTAAAGTATTCTTTTTTTCCGTCAGGCAGCCATTCCCTGTGTTCGCAGGCTCCGTCTGCACGTGTGCCTCTGCCAAGCATCTGCCAGAACTTGATTTTTGAAAATACGGGTTTTGCAAAGACAAGATTGCAGACCTCGGGGACATCGATTCCGGTGTCCATCATGTCAACTGAAATTGCAATTCTCGGGAAAGGCTTTTCTTCAAAGTCCTTGATCAACTGCTGGGCTCTTGAGTCCTCGGAGACGATAATTCGTGCAAGCTTCCCTTTATGTTCGGGGTATAGCTTCTCAAAAGCTTCCCAGAGCCTCTTTGCGTGCAGTTTCGAGATTGCAAAAAAGATAGTTTTTGCAGGCAGGGTTCCGGCCTGATCTGTAAGGCAGTTCTCCATAAACTCCCGAACAATTGCTTCTGACGTGCCCTTAACTGCAACTTTCTTCTCAAGCTCAGTGCCTTCAAAGTTAATATCATCGGGGTCGATTCCTTTCTTAATCAGTTCTTCTCGCTCGCCTTCGGTCAGGTTTTCGGGCTTTAAGCCTTCGATCTGGAAATATGTCCTGGCGCCCGAGATATTCTTCCTGAAATCGCAGAGCACGCCGTCCCGAACAGCATCTTCATAAGAGTAAAGGGCAGTTGGGATATCGTCGTGGCACTCGAAAAACCTGAAGGTGTCCCTGTCCACCATATCTGCCGGCGTCGCAGTCAACCCTATCTGGATTGCGTCAAGGTAGGTAAAAATCCCTTTCCACTTCGAATAAATCGACCTGTGGGCTTCGTCCGAAAAGATAAGGTCAAAAGCTCCGGGAGAAATCCTGTATTTTCCGTTTCTGTCTTTCTGGTTGTAAATCTCCTGAAAAGTCTGAATCGTGGAAACGTAAAGCCTGCAATTGGAATTGTAGTTTCCTGAATGGATAATTTCTTTTGTTTCCTCAGGGAAATATCGCAGGTATCCCTTTTCATAAGCCTGTTTTCGAAGAGCTTTTCTGTCTGTCAAAAATAGAACTCTCTGAACCCTGCTTTCCCGCATGAGCTGGTCGATAATAGCCATTGCAACTCTGGTTTTTCCAGTTCCGGTTGCCATCACAATCAGAGCTTTCCTGTGCCCTTTGTGTATATGTTCGACAACCCTTGTCGCAACCTCTACGCTTTTTGCCCTGTCAACAATGTTTCCGTCAATGTCGATTTCAGTTTCCCGCTCCGAATATTTTCGCTGGTAGAGAAGCCTTTCAAGATCTTCTGGGGAATAAAACCCTTTTATCTGGCGGGGTCCGTAGCGTTCCCTGTCCCATAACCATATCTGGTAACCGTTTGAAAGAAAAATAAAAACTTCTTCCCCTGTCTGTGTCTTTATATCATCGGCATACTCTTCAGCCTGCTTCTGTCCCAGAATAGGGTCTTTAGTTGTTCGTTTGGCTTCAATAATGGCAAGCGGTTTTCCGGTACTGTCCAGAAGCAGATAGTCCGCATACTTGCTTTCAGCATCATTTCTGCGGGTTTCGTTGACCTGTCTGTAATCCTGCTTTTTAATATCAGATTGTATTGTATCGACTTCGAGGACAACCTTCGACCTGTCACCAACGTCCCAGCCATGCTCCTTAAGTAAAACGTCTATTTTCATTTTCCTTGTCAGGAACTCGTTCAGGTCGAGCATCTTCACCCTCGAAGTTATGTTACGAAAGATCTTTTATCAAAATTATATCCCCCTATATAAATAGATTAGGAATTATATCAAGATGTTCGGTAATAAATATTCAAACATTTAGATTGTTTTTATTCTTTTTTTAAACGCACAATTTTTAAAAACACTGGTATCTGGAAGTTATTTGCTGGAGCAGATCAGTTCTTCCCTGAAAGAAAAATAAAGTTGAGAATGAAAAATGTTCTTGAATGATAAAAGAAAAGTTGGAAGATATATTCCACCAGATCAGGGGCGTGATTATTTTTCAGCAGCACAGATTTTTACTGCAGACACCGGGACAGAAACATTTAACGCTATTCATAGCCTCTTTCCTTCAAGGTCATAAATCATTATGTCAAAGCAGGCTGAAGCCGGGTGGCAAGCTGGCCCGCCCAGTCTCGGATTTCTATCCAGTCCCGGATGTCGCTTGCCGGCATATTGTGTATGGGGCTTGCAGGCAGTCTGGCAAGTAAGCTGTCAGGAAAACGCAGATTTTTCGGATCGAACTTACCTCCAAATATTTTTGTGTCAACTGGTCTGAACCAGGGAAACTTTCCCAGATCTTTATCCAAATTTGAACGTGCTTCTTTCCACTCCTCTTCCTCATTACTCAACGGTCCGAGTACAAAAATTGCAACCGGCAGTTTTTTGAGCGCTTCATGGTGCTTCGAAAGAAAACCTGCTGCATCTTTATGCAGGTGGGTTACATAAATTGGTGCACCAAGCACGACAGCAGAATATTCCTCAAGAGAATGCACTTTTTTCGCGTGCTCAAGGTCTACTGTAAGGCCATTTTCCTGCAAGATCTTTGTGATCGACTCAGCTACTTCCTTTGTTGAACCGTATTTCGAAGCATAAGCCACAAGAGTTCTGGTTTCCATCCTAACTAATTCCCCCTATAACTGTTATTTTCACTCCTGTTACTTGTCATCTTCGGACACAGTTCTCGTTGACACAGTTCTCGTTAAATGTCGCTCTGATATTCCCGGGTTTCCTTCAACAGGTATACTCTGTCAGGATCACCCGTATTCATTAATTCCTTAATATTTATAGATAGAAAAAGTTTTAAGTCGTGTAATCTATTCTTAATTTTTTTATTTTATTCACGTGAAGTTTATGTAGATTTGACTCTTTTACTCTTAAGTATTACTGAGGACATCATTTTCCAAAAACGGCTTCTTACTGCTTTTCCCGGCTATAAAAGTGGAATTTGAAATATACCTGTTCAATGAATTTCAGGATAGCTAATCTCTTAATTTTTGCTTTCAGGGTCCTAACGATCTATCTAAAGATTTAAGCCCTTATCACAGGCTTCTATGAGGTATAAATGTGTACAAAACAGGTTTGAGGGCTATGGAATACATGCAAAGGGTATTTATCTCATTAAGATTATAATATGATTAATTTAATCTACATAATAAAGTAATTAATTTAATTTTTGTAGATATAATTATTAAAAAATATTTTGGAGGAATATCGTGGGACTTATTGGTGAGTTTAAGGAATTTCTTTATGAGTACAAAGTAATTCCCCTGGCAATTGCTTTGATTATGGGTATCGCATCGACGGCTTTTATAAAATCCTTTGTGGACAACATTATTATGCCGATCATAACACCTTTTATCCCCGGAGGGGCCTGGAGGACAGCAACGATTGATATCGGTCCGATAGTACTGGGCTGGGGTGCTTTTCTCGGAGAACTGATAAACTTCATAATTATTGCATTTGTGGTCTTTATTATCGCCAAAAAAGTGCTGAAAGAAGAAAAAGTTGAGAAAAGATAATAGGAAATCACAATTTTTTCTATTACTTTTTGCTCATCATTTTTCTTTTTAATTTTTAAACTTTTTTTATTCTTTTATTATTTTGTTCATTATTTATATTCATTGTTTAATCCATTGTTTATTTCATCCCTGTCTGCAGTTTTATATTTCAAGCTCAGGTTTTTCGTCCATTTCCGGGATCCCTGTGGAGATGATCAGATCAGCCTTACTGCAGAAGAATACGGACCTGTGCTTATACAGGACTTCCTCAGGGAAAAAACTCATTTTTTAGATCAGATATGTTAGATAATTATTCAAGGGTATGACTCTGGTAGATATAACATGAAAACAAAATAATGTACGGTTAATGTACGGTTCCGCAAACTAAGCTTCTTTAAGAAAGCACATTTTCTGAGGTGTAAAATGGCCGGTGGCATGGTATACATTTATACTGGGGAAGGGGAAGGAAAGACAACAAATGCACTCGGGCTGGCTCTCAGAGCGGTAGGACACGGATACAGTGCAGTAATTATCCAGTTCATGAAAGGTAGAAAGTACATAGGGGAATACAAAATTAAGGACAGGCTCGCACCGGAATACGAGATCCACCAGTTCGGAAGGGAAGAGTTCATAGATTTCAGGAACCCTGTGCCTCTGGATTATGAGCTGGCAGAAAAAGGACTCGAATTCGCAAAAGAAGCCCTCGGAAAGAAGCCCAGAATACTGGTGCTGGACGAGATAAACCTTGCAGCTCATTTTGGCATTGTGAAAACAGAAGATATCCTGAAATTGCTGGAAGACATCCCTGAAGAGACAACAGTCATTCTGACAGGCCGGAGAGCTCCAGAAGAACTGGTAGAAAGGGCAGACCTGGTAACTGAAATGAAATTTGTGAAGCATCCTTTTGAAAAAAAAGTCCCTGCAAAGGAAGGGCTTGAATATTGACTCATTTTTAAATATTTCCGGCTAATTTGCCACAATTTTTCCTGCAAATTTAATAATTCAGCTTTTTCTTTCCATAATTAGAGCCACTATTCTTTCTTCAGGCAGCGAGACACCGGGAGAGTTCATCCTTTCTCTTTTACGCGATATCTTTTTGTAATATGTTTCAGTATATGACTTATACTTCTATATTCCAGCTTAAGTCTTAAAATCCATATTCCAGCTTAAGTCTTAAAATCCATATTCCAGCTTAAGTCTTAAAATCCATATTCCAGCTTAAGTCTTAAAATCCATATTCCAGCTTAAATCTCAAAATCCATATTCCAGCTTAAGCCTCAAAAGATCATTTGATGTGGAAAAGTTTCTAGCTCCTCACAACTCTTTTTAACGTGGTTACTATTATTTTCATGCAATTAAAAATTTCAATATAATATAATTATTTAATTATATCGAATTTTATAATAAAAATTATTTTTTTTAATCAATTATGATATATATCTCCAGCTCATTATAGATGTACAGATTAAGGGTAATAGGGTTTCCTCTTAATCTATGGGTTGGATCGAAGGTAGGGACCTGAGAATAGGGACTCAGCCCCTACCATCTACTTCTAAACTAAACTTCAGAAACATCACGTCTTTTTTATCTTTCTGGCTTAACCAGATACCATCTACCTGTACCTTTATTCGTGTTTACATTGACTTTTGCATTTGAGCCTGCTTCAAAAAAGAGTTGAAATAAGCTCTTATTCCTGTTTTTTATGAATATAAATATTTATTTATATCTTCAATTTTAATAATATATTATGTCTTCACTGGTTGGTAATGCTGAAGCCATCAGTCAACAGATCTCTCCAGATACAGCTTTTGGGTGCGTCCTTACCCTGGTACTTATTGGCCTTATTTTGCTTTTTCTTTTATTTTCCACTTTACGCCGTGATGTCTGGCACAGGCCGAGTGTATAACCTTTCTTCCGCACTTTTCTCTTTAAAGCAAATATAGCTCTGATTTTCCATGTTTTTATTCAGATTTACAGGAAGAAGGGTAAACCCCCAATTTTTAGCTTCATAGGACGTAGGCGTCAACTCCCAGGCATTTAACCGTTTCTCTGCCAGCTTGTCCGGGAGCTCTGCCCATAAAGCAGAAAGAAGTTGAAGAAATCAAATAAGCAGACAAAAAAAATCAAATAAGTAGATTAAAAATCAAATAAACAGACAAAAAGTGAAAGAAATTTAAGAACGCTACAAAGAGTATAAAAAACGCTACAAAGATTGAGCCAATCCCAAAACTCATCACTGCGGCTCTAAGTCCTGTATCCAAAATAATAAATCGAGTCTCTGATCATGAAAATCATTCGAAAAATTTTACTGGTGCGAGGTTTAATTTGGTTTTGGGATGAACTCAGTAATAAAAGTAAGATTGTATACTATGCCAATTCATTCTCTTTTTTACAGGTCAAGCCGCTCTCCTCTGTCGAGCGACAAAAAGACCCGGTATCTCCAATCACTAAACTTCAAATTAACCTCAATGAATCCATACCCACTTTAATAAATGTCAGTCCAAATATAATCTGGGCGATTCCAAGAGCATGGACTATAGACAGATAATATTTGCTGTTTATGAAATACTTTGACTTCTCCACAATCAACGCAACAATTATCTTTGACCCTACCAGGAGCAAATAAAAGCCTGCTATGAATAAAATTGTAGCCCAGACATGAATACTCAGGCTTTTAAAAATTAGCGGCCCTCCTATGGACAGCCAGAATACATATGGGTGAGGGTTTCCAAAATTAACAATAATCCCTTTTTTAAGGGCACCACTCTTTTCTGCACTTAATTCAATGCTTCCCTTTTTAATTTTAAGGGATTCGACTCCTGAATATATCAGGTATGAAGCCCCAGAAAAAGCAATAATTCCTATAAATAGATCAGAACTTGTAAGATGTGACAGAACAAAGAGTACAGCCAGAACTATTGGCAGGTCGGTAATTAAAGGAGAAACTGCGACCTTTATTCCGTCCCACTTGCCATGTTGCAGAGTTTCGGAAATGGTTACAGCCAGAAGAGGGCCTGGGGATGTTCCTGCAGCAAGCCCGAGAAATGCTCCAAAGCCGAAATATTCAATAAAATCAAGCATCTTTAATGCCTCATTTTTCATAACTGTACTATTATGTCTAAACTAATACTTTAAAGCTGTATTCAGTACATTGAAACCCTTACTTATAATTTTACTTTCTTATAATTTTAGTTTCTATACTCACATATAGTATTGAGGGTCTTTACTGAGAATCTTCAGATTATGAGTTAACCCCTGACCTGGCATCTAAAAATCTGGCGTACTAGCATTGAGATTCATATTTAAAAAAAGAGGCATTTACGCCTCAACTCTTGAAAACAGGAATGCTCCGATTATGCAGACAAGGACAGATAATATAAACATTATTGCAAAGTCATTATGAATTCCAAACACGCTCATCCCTGCAAGGGCTCCTCTCATGCCGTCCACACCATAGGTGAGGGGGTCGATCCTGCTTATGAAGTATATTGCAGAAGGGAGATTTTCCAGAGGGAAGAGGGCACCTGAGAGGAAAAAGATGGGCATTATCAGAAAGTTCATAATAAGCTGAAAACCCTGCATGTCCTTCATCAT
This window of the Methanosarcina mazei S-6 genome carries:
- a CDS encoding LysE family transporter, whose product is MLDFIEYFGFGAFLGLAAGTSPGPLLAVTISETLQHGKWDGIKVAVSPLITDLPIVLAVLFVLSHLTSSDLFIGIIAFSGASYLIYSGVESLKIKKGSIELSAEKSGALKKGIIVNFGNPHPYVFWLSIGGPLIFKSLSIHVWATILFIAGFYLLLVGSKIIVALIVEKSKYFINSKYYLSIVHALGIAQIIFGLTFIKVGMDSLRLI
- a CDS encoding flavodoxin domain-containing protein yields the protein METRTLVAYASKYGSTKEVAESITKILQENGLTVDLEHAKKVHSLEEYSAVVLGAPIYVTHLHKDAAGFLSKHHEALKKLPVAIFVLGPLSNEEEEWKEARSNLDKDLGKFPWFRPVDTKIFGGKFDPKNLRFPDSLLARLPASPIHNMPASDIRDWIEIRDWAGQLATRLQPALT
- a CDS encoding cob(I)yrinic acid a,c-diamide adenosyltransferase; this encodes MAGGMVYIYTGEGEGKTTNALGLALRAVGHGYSAVIIQFMKGRKYIGEYKIKDRLAPEYEIHQFGREEFIDFRNPVPLDYELAEKGLEFAKEALGKKPRILVLDEINLAAHFGIVKTEDILKLLEDIPEETTVILTGRRAPEELVERADLVTEMKFVKHPFEKKVPAKEGLEY
- a CDS encoding type I restriction endonuclease subunit R, which gives rise to MLDLNEFLTRKMKIDVLLKEHGWDVGDRSKVVLEVDTIQSDIKKQDYRQVNETRRNDAESKYADYLLLDSTGKPLAIIEAKRTTKDPILGQKQAEEYADDIKTQTGEEVFIFLSNGYQIWLWDRERYGPRQIKGFYSPEDLERLLYQRKYSERETEIDIDGNIVDRAKSVEVATRVVEHIHKGHRKALIVMATGTGKTRVAMAIIDQLMRESRVQRVLFLTDRKALRKQAYEKGYLRYFPEETKEIIHSGNYNSNCRLYVSTIQTFQEIYNQKDRNGKYRISPGAFDLIFSDEAHRSIYSKWKGIFTYLDAIQIGLTATPADMVDRDTFRFFECHDDIPTALYSYEDAVRDGVLCDFRKNISGARTYFQIEGLKPENLTEGEREELIKKGIDPDDINFEGTELEKKVAVKGTSEAIVREFMENCLTDQAGTLPAKTIFFAISKLHAKRLWEAFEKLYPEHKGKLARIIVSEDSRAQQLIKDFEEKPFPRIAISVDMMDTGIDVPEVCNLVFAKPVFSKIKFWQMLGRGTRADGACEHREWLPDGKKEYFKVFDFWNNFEYWNMNPEGAKNESAEAITNRIFLTRLKQLGELMQRRDPASGKAAEQVKAKIISDIESLPRDSVNVREHLQDMEKALSPKLWDNIAIDPVEFLQKKIMPLMKFKPDVNLKEATFTLRCEKLAYALLENDKAEIDRLKTSIAEMVDRLPRTLDSVRAREALMDNVLSRSFWETVSFEDVQLLLSDLAPLMPYMAKEPRETIVIDMSDIIAERKKWEISDGNDPSYVEAYRREVEARIKALAETHPAVRKIKNNEPLTDYDLEQLEETLLNAALAPDNPKLSSLASLFDLYPSQQASLTDFIRQVLGLYSSPAPDALIKDAFQTYIIGNNKHYSSDQLNFILTLQTVFLKKKHIEYSTLWQPPFTNFGTTAPFPMFSQEELNSFIDICKGVEKDLFM
- a CDS encoding MscL family protein, which translates into the protein MGLIGEFKEFLYEYKVIPLAIALIMGIASTAFIKSFVDNIIMPIITPFIPGGAWRTATIDIGPIVLGWGAFLGELINFIIIAFVVFIIAKKVLKEEKVEKR